In the genome of Anabaena cylindrica PCC 7122, the window CCGCAGTACCAACGAGACTGCAAGTATCAATTTTCATCGTTATCGCACCCCTAGCGGCTTTGAAGTTTTAATTGGTCGTAACAACATCCAAAATGACCAATTAACATTTCGGGTAGCCGGTGATTATGACCTCTGGTTTCACGCTCAAGAAATTCCTGGTAGCCATGTCCTGCTACGTCTTGAACCGGGAACAGTCGCAGAAGAAGCTGATTTACAGTTTACCGCCAATCTTGCCGCTTACTTCAGTCGCGCTCGTCAAAGTGACCAAGTACCAGTAGTTTATACTCAACCAAAGCACGTCTACAAACCCAAAGGCACTAAACCAGGACTTGTAATTTACAAGCAAGAAACAATTATTTGGGGACAACCGGAAATTATGCGTAATCATTAAATCCTGTAAATCCTGATATGGCTTGCGCCACGCTGCGCTATCAGACAATCATTTTTTTACAAGCCAAAGCAAAACGTTCAATTCCCGCTAAATCAGCATGAATCTGAATATTTTCATAACTACCATGATTTTGTAGCAGTTCTCTGACTGTATCTGCCTGTCCTGCCATCATTTCAATCAACCACACCCCACCAGGACGTAAATAATGGGGGGAAATATCAATTAAATGACGAATGTAGTCTAAACCATCAACACCACCATCTAGGGCTAAATGGGGTTCATGATTAACTACTTCTGGCTGTAATGTAAGTACGGTACTGGTGGGAATATATGGCGGATTGGATACCATGCCGCTAAACTGACATTTCAGAGATTTTAGAGGTTCCCACCAAGAACCCTGATAAAATTTAATCCGTTCTGCAAAACCTAAATTTTTGGCATTGGTTTGAGCAACGGCTAATGCTTCTGGGCTTAAATCAACTGCATGAATTGTGGTGTTTGTCAATACATCAGCTAATCCAAGAGCGATCGCACCACTACCAGTCCCCAAGTCCGCCCAATGTCCTTGTTCTAAACCTTCTATTGGGCTATTTTTAGCAGCCACTACAGCTAAATCAATCAAACACTCTGTTTCCGGTCTGGGAATTAAGACGGCATTGGACACCGCGATTTTAAAAAATCGCCAAGGTGTCACCCCAGCGATGTACTGTACTGGCAAGCGGTCATGTAAACGCCTCTGCCACAACTGCTCTAACTCATCTAGAGACAACTGCATTTTTATTGGAGTCGATGTTTTAAAAGACTCCAAACGCAGCGCCAAGCGGTCTAAACCTGCTATTTCCTGTAACAGCCAATCTACTTCCAACGGGAGGATATCGTGAGCGATCGCAGTCTCAATTGCTTGATTGCGCCACTGCCAAAGTTCTAAACCACAAACCGCCCTTGGCTGTTGACTCATCATGCTTAAAATTGCTTGGCAGGTAAACTTTTCGGCTTAGGAGCATTTTCTTTTGGTAGAGTTCTAATATATTCTCTAGACTCTGCCGATGGCACCAAGACGACTTGGTTTAACCACGAATCGCTTTTATCTTTTAAAGTTTTAATCACCCCATCCACATCTATAACTTGAATATCAGCCGTAGGAAACTTTGGCTTCACCTGGTTCAATAAACCTTGTGCGTCTTGTTTACTCAAGAATAGAGGAATTAATTGCTGTTTATCAGCAGTTACTTGAATTGGTACATACCCCTTATCTGGTGCAAATCTCACGGCAAAAACTGGTACACTTTTAAATTGATCTATTTTTTGACCACTGGCGCGTAGCAACTCTAAAGCCCCTTTGAGTTCTTGGTCTACAGGTTTAAAAGCAAACAAGAGGCGATTGGCCTGGTTTTTTGTTTGTTGTAATTGTTGATAAATCACACCTAAAGGCACAGCTGTAACTTGTAGTTTCTTAGCCATGTCTTCCAGTTTTGGATCTTTATTTTTCACATTTCGTAGTTCTTTGATAAAAGCTAAAGCTTCCTGGCGACTCATATATACTCCTGTCACCGAGCCACCTTTTTGCCCATTTTGAGCATCAGGTAAGTTACGACTCAGGGGTAGACCTTTCTCGTTAGTAATCAAGTAAACAGGTACTGAGTCTAATTTATCTTTTATTTGTTGTTCTGTTAATGCCTGCACAGGAATATTAATCCCTACGACACTTAAGAGCAACGTACCACCTACTAGACCTAAGGTTGCGCCCAAGCGAACTAATGATTTCATAACTACTCCTCACTTCAATTTTAATAGTTGAATTAACTTAGACAATCAAAAAAATGGTTTAGATTTATACAACAACACCTGATTTCAGTTATCTGTTAAGCTATTTGGTGTTTAAATAACTTATAGATTGAGCTAATTGTTTTTAGCTGTCTTGCCATTCAGGACTAAATACTGTATTAGCCTATTATATTTCTTCTCAAGCGGGGAGTGATCTCCCGGACTCTTGATCAGAACAATGCTATTTTATTGTTTTTCTCAACTAGTGGTGAAGCTATGATTAAATTAATTGTTCCCACTGCTATGGCTATGCCCTTAGCAGGCATCGCTTCTCTGGCAGACCTGAAAAAGATAACACTATTAAATTCATTAGTGAAGACTTTTCAAGGGAAAAACAAAAGAATCTATCTATTTAATGAATTTTGTGTAATTATTTGCAGTAATTTTTCCAAAAAACAAGATAAAAAAACATTTTATACTAAAAAATGCTGAAAATTCTCATTTTGAGTAAAGCGATCGCACAAATTGCTGTATCTATCAATCTCCCAAATGCTTCACTGCCCTTACGCTTGTTACCCTACGGAATGCAAGCTAAAGTGTGACAAAGATTAAGTCTTTGCCTGTGACTGGTGTATCTATTTATGAACAAACAAGGAGATTTGATATTTACCAAAAATCGGGATGACAGGATTTGAACCTGCGGCATCCTGCTCCCAAAGCAGGCGCGCTACCAAGCTGCGCTACATCCCGAAAAAACTATCTTGCTGTCGATAGTTTAGCTTTACATAACCAAAATTATGCTTTGCTTAGTCATCTCCGCTATCATATCATAAATCAAAGCTGATTGCGAACCCTCTTAGCCAGAAAAATAAAATTATTTTCTCAATTAAGAGTTTTTTCGCTAACTCGCCCTGACAGAAGTGATTTTGCTATAAGAATGCTAATCGCTAAACTATCTTAGCACACTTTGGGTATTTTAGCCGTTTTATAGAAGCAACCTCTTTTGTCTGTTTTCGCTTGAGGATTAATGAGGATACCAAAACATCCCTTTAATACCTTCTGGATCAGGCATAAATCCCATAGTCCTGTAAAAATCTACAACATGGGGATCAGCAAAAAGAGTAACATTGCTAATCTCTTCACTCCTGAGTTTTTTGAGGACATATTTCATTAACGCCTTACCCAGTCCTTGACTTTGGAAGTCTGGGTGAACTACCACATCCCAGATAGTGGCATTAAAAGCATGATCTGAGGTAGCACGGGCAAAACCAATCAACCTTTTGTGATTTCCTCGTACTTGCCACATAGAGGCGACGAGAAAACTATGCTCAATGGCTTTTTTTACTTTTCTCAGGGGGCGACGTGACCAACCAACCGCGTCACAGAGTTCTTCTAGTTCATACAGGTCGATATCGCGCTCAGTACTGAAAACAATGTTATCTTTACTGGCGTTAGAGTTGCCTCTATCTCCCGTTGTATACTCTTCAAA includes:
- the prmC gene encoding peptide chain release factor N(5)-glutamine methyltransferase, whose translation is MMSQQPRAVCGLELWQWRNQAIETAIAHDILPLEVDWLLQEIAGLDRLALRLESFKTSTPIKMQLSLDELEQLWQRRLHDRLPVQYIAGVTPWRFFKIAVSNAVLIPRPETECLIDLAVVAAKNSPIEGLEQGHWADLGTGSGAIALGLADVLTNTTIHAVDLSPEALAVAQTNAKNLGFAERIKFYQGSWWEPLKSLKCQFSGMVSNPPYIPTSTVLTLQPEVVNHEPHLALDGGVDGLDYIRHLIDISPHYLRPGGVWLIEMMAGQADTVRELLQNHGSYENIQIHADLAGIERFALACKKMIV
- a CDS encoding Tic22 family protein, which produces MKSLVRLGATLGLVGGTLLLSVVGINIPVQALTEQQIKDKLDSVPVYLITNEKGLPLSRNLPDAQNGQKGGSVTGVYMSRQEALAFIKELRNVKNKDPKLEDMAKKLQVTAVPLGVIYQQLQQTKNQANRLLFAFKPVDQELKGALELLRASGQKIDQFKSVPVFAVRFAPDKGYVPIQVTADKQQLIPLFLSKQDAQGLLNQVKPKFPTADIQVIDVDGVIKTLKDKSDSWLNQVVLVPSAESREYIRTLPKENAPKPKSLPAKQF
- a CDS encoding GNAT family N-acetyltransferase — encoded protein: MGFWKTWFSASESVTTNKTTAFEEYTTGDRGNSNASKDNIVFSTERDIDLYELEELCDAVGWSRRPLRKVKKAIEHSFLVASMWQVRGNHKRLIGFARATSDHAFNATIWDVVVHPDFQSQGLGKALMKYVLKKLRSEEISNVTLFADPHVVDFYRTMGFMPDPEGIKGMFWYPH